TCCAGCGCTTCCTTGAAGGCCACCGCCTTGGCGGCGATGACGTGCATCAGGGGGCCGCCCTGGATGCCCGGGAACACGATGGACTGCAGCTTCTTTTCGATCTCTTCGCCGGCATCCTTCGCCACGATGATGCCGCCGCGCGGGCCGCGCAGGGTCTTGTGCGTGGTGGAGGTCACCACGTGTGCATGCGGCAGCGGGCTCGGATACACGCCAGCGGCCACCAGGCCGGCGACGTGTGCCATGTCCACGAACAGCAGCGCGCCGACCTTGTCGGCGATGGCGCGGAAGCGCGCCCAGTCCATCACCTGCGAATAGGCGCTGAAACCGGCCACGATCATCTTCGGCTTGTGTTCGACGGCGAGGCGCTCGACTTCGTCATAGTCGACCAGGCCCTGCTCGTTCACGCCGTACTGCACCGCGTTGAACAGCTTGCCGGAGACGTTGACCTTGGCGCCGTGGGTGAGGTGGCCACCGTGGGCCAGGCTCATGCCCAGGATGGTGTCGCCGGGGTTGAGCAGGGCGAGGTACACGGCCTGGTTGGCCTGCGAACCGGAGTGCGGCTGCACGTTGGCGTAGGTGGCGCCGAACAGCTGCTTCAGGCGGTCGATGGCCAGCTGCTCGGCAACGTCCACGTATTCGCAGCCACCGTAGTAGCGCTTGCCCGGGTAACCCTCGGCGTACTTGTTGGTGAGCACGCTGCCCTGCGCCTCCATCACGCGGGGGCTGGCGTAGTTCTCCGAAGCGATCAGCTCGACGTGGTCTTCCTGACGGCGGGCTTCGTCGGCCATGGCCTGTGCCAGTTCATTATCGTAACCGGCGATCGTCTCGTGCTTCGGGAACATCCTGACCTCGATGGGGTGGCAAGAAGGGGCTGGAACGCGAAATTGTAGCTGTGATGTGCTAAAGCGGCCACCTCGGGACACTTGCGGGGCTATTGCGTACAACGTACCGTACATCGCACGCAACCAAGACCACGGACCCTCGCCATGCCGATCGTGCCTTCGCTGTACCGGTTCGCCCTGTTCCTCGTGCTGTTGATGCCCCTGCCCCTGCTG
The nucleotide sequence above comes from Dyella telluris. Encoded proteins:
- the glyA gene encoding serine hydroxymethyltransferase, with protein sequence MFPKHETIAGYDNELAQAMADEARRQEDHVELIASENYASPRVMEAQGSVLTNKYAEGYPGKRYYGGCEYVDVAEQLAIDRLKQLFGATYANVQPHSGSQANQAVYLALLNPGDTILGMSLAHGGHLTHGAKVNVSGKLFNAVQYGVNEQGLVDYDEVERLAVEHKPKMIVAGFSAYSQVMDWARFRAIADKVGALLFVDMAHVAGLVAAGVYPSPLPHAHVVTSTTHKTLRGPRGGIIVAKDAGEEIEKKLQSIVFPGIQGGPLMHVIAAKAVAFKEALEPAFKDYQAQVVKNAKAMAKTFLDRGYKIVSGGTENHLMLVDMIGRDVTGKDAEEALGKAHITVNKNAVPNDPRKPFVTSGLRVGTPAVTTRGYKEADVVELTNWICDVLDAPKDDAVIAAVREKVTAQCHKFPVYG